A stretch of DNA from Pseudonocardia hierapolitana:
CCCGGGTCAGCGGTAGCGCGTCAGCACCACCCACGTCGTCGTCCGCACGGTCTCGCGCCACTTCTGGATGCCGTCGAGCACGGCGTCCAGCTCGCCCGCGCTCGGGGCGGTGACCAGCACCATCAGGTCGTACTCGCCGGTCACCGACTCGATCTCCGACACCCCGGGCATCGCGGAGAGCCTCCGGACGTAGCCGGCCACGTCCGCCGTGCGGACGACGATGCCGATGCGGGCGCGGTGCGCGGCCGCCTCGCCCGGCAACGCCACGTCGGCCCGGTACCCGCGGATCACTCCGGCCCGCTCGAGGCGCTGCACCCGGGCGAGCACCGCGGTGCGCGAGAGCCCCACCGCCCGGCCGAGATCGGCCATCGACGCGCGACCGTCGGCCACCAGGTGCGCGAGCACGCGGCGGTCGAGGTCGTCGAGCTGACGATCCGTCGGCGGCACGGCACACATCGTGGCACTTCGTCACCGATACCGACGGTCGACGCGCTGCGCGCCGACGATCTTCGAACCGACACTTCCGGCATGACCGTTGCGCCCGATCGCGTCCACGAGACGCTGCGCCGCCACCTGCTCGTCGACGGGTTCGACCTCGTGCTCGACACCCGGGCGAGCCGCGGGTCCTGGCTGGTCGACGCCCGTGACGGGTCCCGCTGGCTGGACATGTTCAGCTTCTTCGCATCGAGCCCGCTCGGCATGAACCACCCGGCGCTCACGGGCGATCCGGCGTTCCTCGCCGAGCTCACCGAGGTGGCGGTCAACAAGCCGTCGAACTCCGACATCTACACGACGCACATGGCCGCGTTCGTCGAGACGTTCGAGCGTGTGCTCGGCGACCCGGCGCTACCCCACCTGTTCCTCGTCGAGGGCGGGGCCCTCGCCGTCGAGAACGCGCTCAAGACCGCGTTCGACTGGAAGCGCAGGCACAACGCGCTGCACGGGCGGCCAGAGCACCTCGGCACGAAGGTGCTTCACCTGCGGAAGGCGTTCCACGGGCGCAGCGGCTACACCCTCTCGCTGACCAACACCGATCCGCGCAAGACCGCGCTCTTCCCCACGTTCGACTGGCCGCGCATCGACGTACCGGCGATCCGCTTCCCCCTCGGCAGCGCAGATCATCGAGCCGAGGTCGAGTCCGCCGAAGCGCGAGCGCTGGAACAGGCCCGCGAGGCGTTCGCCGCCCACCCGCACGACATCGCCTGCTTCATCGCCGAGCCGATCCAGGGCGAGGGCGGCGACAACCACATGCGCGCCGGGTTCCTGCAGGCCATGCAG
This window harbors:
- a CDS encoding Lrp/AsnC family transcriptional regulator, which codes for MPPTDRQLDDLDRRVLAHLVADGRASMADLGRAVGLSRTAVLARVQRLERAGVIRGYRADVALPGEAAAHRARIGIVVRTADVAGYVRRLSAMPGVSEIESVTGEYDLMVLVTAPSAGELDAVLDGIQKWRETVRTTTWVVLTRYR
- the lat gene encoding L-lysine 6-transaminase, encoding MTVAPDRVHETLRRHLLVDGFDLVLDTRASRGSWLVDARDGSRWLDMFSFFASSPLGMNHPALTGDPAFLAELTEVAVNKPSNSDIYTTHMAAFVETFERVLGDPALPHLFLVEGGALAVENALKTAFDWKRRHNALHGRPEHLGTKVLHLRKAFHGRSGYTLSLTNTDPRKTALFPTFDWPRIDVPAIRFPLGSADHRAEVESAEARALEQAREAFAAHPHDIACFIAEPIQGEGGDNHMRAGFLQAMQALCREHDALFVLDEVQTGGGMTGTAWAYQQLGLQPDVVAFGKKLQVCGIMAGGRVDEVPDNVFRVSSRINSTWGGGLTDMVRSRRYLEVIESDDLIERAAVLGKRLLDGLATIPEVDNVRGRGLFVAVDLPTPDARNAAVQRLHRDEKVLILGGGERSIRFRPALTVGEDELDLAIAALARAVRA